One stretch of Oncorhynchus keta strain PuntledgeMale-10-30-2019 chromosome 18, Oket_V2, whole genome shotgun sequence DNA includes these proteins:
- the LOC118397154 gene encoding uncharacterized protein LOC118397154 yields the protein MDWTLWISILALLITSDYVSGKDLLKPVNLTVDIWDGEVTLLWDSPEGAPPLAQYQVQMARYVNSNWTNVTSCDGTQLTYCDLSYLIGDFFMIYKVRVRLVTENSISAWSRGKKFNPRESKLQHPSSTLLATSSSVTVRVHRKPLLKKIFPFGLTYTIYLQGRLQDNKTVVIQLKDEDDEDKAEVRFTSLHWGQEYCVCLKVAGNGGQFTSEVSPEQCLLLPEQEWYILAVVSFSTLSVMGVLVMLALCCFLRRPEKMPVALKSTGSGWQPLCVGDVPVEIVTDKGWFMSTAITDVMVWLADERTTLAGKGEQEEGEDRRTSLGSGDCTKSHISGNGNGRSPEKQEDSGCGSLGAPESAISSRSGTGEPPLLDRRININISLKEDSGVGLGCQLGCAGSLQGDDCGILPGMVIVAGDGYRSQSPSSVDSHFTETEQSFQQISCETVMADPVLGYRSGHMACVCLGASQCVWCQTRRHCEGSVGGQSVALFSLTEEQLNCSSLTGDMCEMESSRSSYKTNNLHIETVVNLEDSVTFSHLPTCIGETFPLLTALSALLPVEGGLNCSVNTMLPSLGDLEVTFGRHGPQTEDTV from the exons ATGGATTGGACCTTGTGGATTTCCATTCTTGCCCTCCTGATCACCTCGGACTATGTGTCAG GTAAAGACCTACTGAAGCCAGTCAATCTGACGGTGGACATATGGGACGGGGAGGTGACGTTGCTCTGGGACTCCCCTGAAGGGGCCCCGCCACTGGCTCAGTACCAGGTGCAGATGGCCAG GTATGTCAATAGTAATTGGACCAACGTGACCAGCTGTGACGGGACCCAGCTGACATATTGTGACCTGTCCTACCTTATCGGTGACTTTTTCATGATCTACAAGGTCCGGGTTCGACTGGTCACTGAGAACAGCATCTCTGCATGGTCACGGGGGAAGAAGTTCAACCCCAGAGAAA GTAAACTGCAGCATCCCTCCAGTACACTGTTGGCCACCTCCAGTTCAGTAACAGTCCGTGTTCACAGGAAGCCATTACTAAAAAAGATCTTCCCATTTGGACTGACTTATACTATCTACCTACAGGGAAGATTGCAGGACAACAAG ACCGTTGTCATTCAATTGAAGGATGAAGACGACGAGGATAAGGCGGAGGTTCGGTTTACGTCTCTTCATTGGGGACAGGAGTACTGTGTCTGCCTTAAAGTTGCAGGCAACGGAGGACAATTCACCAGTGAGGTCTCCCCTGAACAGTGCCTCCTGCTGCCAGAGCAAG AGTGGTATATCCTTGCTGTGGTGTCCTTCTCCACCCTAAGCGTGATGGGGGTCCTGGTCATGCTGGCCCTTTGCTGCTTCCTGAGGCGCCCTGAGAAAATGCCTGTTGCACTG AAATCCACAGGCAGTGGCTGGCAGCCTCTCTGTGTGGGAGATGTCCCAGTGGAGATCGTCACAGACAAAGGCTGGTTCATGAGCACCGCCATAACTGATGTCATGGTCTGGTTGGCTGACGAAAGGACTACTCTAGCAGGCAAGGGAGagcaggaagaaggagaggacagaaggacaAGTCTGGGCAGTGGGGATTGCACTAAATCACACATTTCTGGGAATGGAAACGGAAGGAGTCCGGAAAAGCAAGAAGACAGTGGCTGTGGAAGCCTGGGAGCACCAGAGAGTGCCATCAGCAGCAGGAGTGGAACTGGAGAGCCCCCCCTGCTGGATAGGAGGATTAACATAAACATCAGCCTGAAAGAGGACAGTGGGGTGGGGCTGGGCTGCCAGTTAGGGTGTGCTGGGAGTCTACAGGGGGACGACTGTGGAATCTTGCCTGGGATGGTAATTGTCGCAGGGGATGGCTACCGAAGCCAGAGTCCCTCGTCAGTGGACTCTCATTTTACTGAGACGGAGCAGAGTTTTCAACAAATCTCATGCGAAACAGTTATGGCTGATCCTGTTTTGGGATACAGGTCTGGTCACATGGCATGTGTTTGTTTAGGGGCAAGCCAATGTGTTTGGTGCCAGACAAGAAGACACTGTGAGGGGAGTGTCGGTGGACAGTCTGTAGCCCTGTTTAGTTTGACAGAGGAGCAGCTAAACTGCAGCAGTCTCACAGGAGACATGTGTGAGATGGAATCTTCACGCTCCAGCTATAAAACGAACAATCTCCACATAGAAACGGTAGTGAACTTGGAGGACTCAGTAACCTTTTCCCACCTGCCTACATGCATCGGTGAAACCTTTCCACTCCTGACGGCTTTATCAGCGTTGCTCCCGGTGGAGGGAGGACTGAACTGCAGCGTGAACACTATGCTTCCTTCTCTGGGTGATTTGGAAGTGACATTTGGTCGACATGGTCCACAAACGGAGGACACTGTGTGA